In one window of Corynebacterium incognita DNA:
- a CDS encoding DEAD/DEAH box helicase: MSSQHNPSRFDNSGTLRAWQQAALDKFLARKPKDFMAVATPGAGKTTFALRVATELMADRTVERVIVVVPTEHLKVQWAGSAARVGLSLDPKFTNSSAVNPAYDGIVVTYAQVGMHPFKHRAVASARRTLVILDEIHHAGDAKSWGDGVREAYDDVQHRLALTGTPFRSDDSPIPFVRYVEDGEGHQISQSDHEYNYGHALADGVVRPVVFLAYSGEARWRDSAGEEYAARLGEPLNAEQTARAWKTALDPKGEWIPAVLQAAHTRLQQVRQNMPDAGGLVIATDTTTARAYARMLKKLSSTPVSVILSDEPGSSARIEEFSQNTDEWMVAVRMVSEGVDVPRLAVGVYATSASTPLFFAQAIGRFVRSRRPGETASVFLPSVPTLLSLAEKMEVSRNHVLGKPHRESDGLDDQLLADANKEKNEPDELKSYESLGAEAELASLIYDGSHFGTGAFSGSEEEADFLGLPGLLDADQVKALLRKRQEEQLDQREAQIKAQKQREAELAHKAEILGQTPQTIAPGSGENPGDQPAIDQHGDAVASDEIPRLRKELNKIVSITAGRTGRPHGAIHTEARKACGGPPTALCNAEQLRDRIAYLRRW; the protein is encoded by the coding sequence GTGAGTTCCCAGCACAATCCGTCGCGTTTCGATAACTCCGGTACGCTCCGCGCCTGGCAGCAGGCCGCGCTGGATAAGTTCCTGGCGCGCAAGCCTAAAGATTTTATGGCGGTGGCAACTCCTGGTGCAGGTAAAACAACCTTTGCGCTTCGCGTGGCCACCGAGCTCATGGCCGACCGCACCGTTGAGCGTGTCATCGTGGTCGTCCCCACGGAACACCTCAAGGTGCAGTGGGCCGGCTCAGCTGCTCGGGTGGGGTTGTCACTCGATCCAAAATTCACCAACTCTTCTGCAGTCAACCCCGCCTACGACGGCATCGTGGTGACCTACGCCCAGGTGGGCATGCATCCCTTCAAACATCGCGCGGTGGCATCCGCTCGCCGAACCTTAGTGATTCTCGATGAGATCCACCATGCCGGCGACGCCAAAAGCTGGGGTGACGGTGTGCGTGAAGCCTATGACGACGTGCAGCACCGTCTGGCGCTGACGGGTACGCCTTTCCGCTCCGACGATTCACCCATCCCGTTCGTGCGTTATGTGGAAGACGGGGAAGGCCACCAGATCTCCCAGTCGGACCACGAATACAACTACGGCCACGCGCTTGCCGACGGCGTGGTGCGTCCCGTCGTTTTCCTGGCCTATTCCGGCGAGGCGCGGTGGCGGGACAGCGCCGGTGAGGAATACGCAGCGCGCCTAGGTGAGCCCCTCAATGCAGAACAGACGGCCCGGGCGTGGAAGACGGCGCTCGACCCCAAGGGTGAGTGGATACCGGCGGTGTTGCAAGCGGCACACACCCGGTTGCAACAAGTGCGCCAGAATATGCCGGACGCGGGTGGCTTGGTGATCGCTACCGACACCACCACCGCGCGCGCCTATGCGCGCATGTTGAAGAAGCTGTCGAGTACCCCGGTGTCTGTCATCCTGTCGGACGAGCCGGGGTCGTCGGCACGCATTGAGGAATTCTCGCAGAACACCGATGAGTGGATGGTCGCGGTCCGCATGGTGTCCGAAGGTGTGGACGTCCCGCGCCTTGCAGTGGGCGTCTACGCTACGTCGGCGTCGACGCCGTTGTTCTTCGCTCAGGCGATCGGCCGTTTTGTGCGGTCGCGACGCCCAGGGGAGACCGCCAGCGTGTTCCTACCGTCCGTGCCCACGCTGCTCAGCCTGGCGGAGAAGATGGAGGTCAGCCGCAACCACGTGCTGGGCAAGCCACATCGTGAGTCGGATGGCCTAGACGATCAGTTGCTCGCTGACGCTAACAAAGAAAAGAACGAACCAGACGAACTCAAGAGCTACGAATCCTTGGGTGCCGAGGCGGAGCTTGCGTCACTCATTTACGATGGTTCCCATTTTGGCACAGGTGCGTTTAGCGGATCTGAAGAAGAAGCGGACTTCCTGGGCCTCCCTGGGTTGCTTGATGCCGATCAAGTGAAAGCGCTGCTGCGCAAGCGGCAAGAAGAGCAGCTTGATCAACGCGAGGCGCAGATTAAAGCGCAGAAGCAGCGCGAGGCCGAGCTCGCGCACAAGGCGGAGATTTTGGGGCAGACGCCGCAGACCATTGCGCCTGGTTCCGGGGAGAACCCCGGCGACCAGCCTGCTATTGACCAGCACGGCGATGCCGTAGCAAGTGACGAGATCCCGCGGCTGCGCAAGGAGCTGAATAAGATTGTGTCCATCACTGCGGGCCGGACTGGACGTCCGCACGGCGCCATCCACACTGAAGCGCGTAAAGCCTGCGGTGGACCGCCGACTGCTTTGTGTAATGCGGAGCAACTCCGCGACCGCATCGCCTACCTCCGGCGGTGGTAG
- a CDS encoding methyltransferase, translated as MTTPHNARPVGTPFTQPFDPAHPLSEVAPELCRALEKAGLTPQGLLGLLGPHGVEALYRGEPGAIPPATESHGITLLRVFFLHEPIAADRLAEALGEPTLVSKLCDARAFVAVPGKDGADSQLRCVVDIRAHVVSGRQVWVWADVDASLVDHVPGPEHVLGVGAASLSLLGSVPTDPVDSVLDIGTGSGIQLLGQADSATTLVGTDLHARALDFAAASLTASGANAELLQGPWFEPVAGRRFSRIVANPPFVVGVPEVGHVYRDSGLNLDGASELVVSQAADYLEPGGTAHLLAAWVHRADEAWEQRVARWLPNHGVTAWVMQRDVADPALYVSTWLRDESIDPRSVEGVERTRLWLEHFRRHEVTGIGFGFVAVQRIADDAPSEVIAEDLSQPFTDPLGPEVAEHFARAEWLRNSTADDVANSRFVLRPGVAREEVQVADTHSGMGFGPAALRLTRTDGPRFSHDVDEHVAAVVAGLHPEGLPLGEVAALYAVAHGLDDEAFLDELIPLIVDLMRHGIVIPQELVS; from the coding sequence GTGACTACCCCACACAACGCCCGCCCCGTCGGCACCCCGTTTACTCAGCCCTTCGACCCCGCGCACCCACTATCAGAGGTCGCGCCCGAACTGTGCCGCGCGCTAGAGAAGGCGGGACTCACCCCACAGGGTTTGTTGGGGTTGCTTGGTCCACACGGAGTTGAGGCGCTCTACCGTGGCGAACCGGGAGCTATCCCACCTGCCACGGAATCCCACGGGATTACTCTGCTGCGTGTTTTCTTCCTGCACGAACCGATCGCTGCCGATCGGCTCGCCGAGGCACTTGGCGAGCCGACGCTAGTCAGTAAGCTTTGCGACGCCCGCGCATTCGTTGCGGTACCTGGCAAGGACGGTGCAGACTCGCAGTTGCGTTGCGTCGTAGATATCCGTGCTCACGTAGTCTCAGGACGCCAGGTATGGGTCTGGGCAGATGTAGACGCGAGCCTCGTGGATCACGTCCCGGGCCCGGAGCACGTCTTGGGTGTCGGTGCCGCCAGCTTGTCGCTGTTGGGGTCGGTGCCTACTGACCCCGTGGATAGTGTGCTCGATATCGGCACGGGATCCGGCATTCAGTTGTTGGGACAGGCCGACAGCGCTACCACCCTGGTGGGCACGGATCTTCACGCCCGAGCTCTCGACTTCGCTGCTGCCAGCCTCACCGCCAGCGGAGCTAACGCTGAACTATTGCAGGGGCCATGGTTCGAACCGGTCGCGGGGCGGCGATTCTCGCGAATCGTCGCCAACCCTCCCTTCGTCGTCGGTGTGCCAGAAGTCGGCCATGTTTACCGCGATTCCGGACTCAACCTCGATGGCGCCAGCGAACTTGTGGTCTCCCAGGCCGCGGACTATCTCGAGCCCGGCGGCACCGCCCACTTGCTCGCGGCGTGGGTGCACAGGGCTGACGAGGCATGGGAGCAGCGTGTGGCCCGCTGGCTCCCGAACCACGGTGTAACTGCCTGGGTCATGCAGCGTGACGTCGCCGATCCTGCGCTTTACGTTTCCACCTGGCTACGCGATGAGTCGATTGATCCCCGCAGCGTGGAAGGCGTTGAGCGTACTCGCCTGTGGCTCGAGCACTTCCGTCGCCACGAGGTCACCGGAATTGGCTTCGGATTCGTCGCAGTACAACGCATCGCTGACGACGCCCCGTCTGAGGTCATAGCCGAGGACCTCTCCCAGCCGTTTACCGACCCACTAGGCCCCGAAGTCGCAGAACACTTTGCTCGTGCCGAGTGGCTACGCAACAGCACAGCCGATGACGTCGCGAATTCCCGCTTCGTCCTACGCCCGGGTGTCGCACGTGAAGAGGTTCAGGTAGCCGACACCCACAGCGGGATGGGCTTTGGGCCCGCGGCGCTGCGGCTCACTCGCACGGACGGCCCTCGCTTTAGCCATGACGTCGACGAGCACGTGGCTGCTGTGGTCGCCGGCCTCCACCCTGAAGGCCTACCGCTAGGGGAAGTGGCCGCGCTCTATGCTGTAGCACACGGTCTAGACGACGAGGCCTTTCTCGATGAACTCATTCCGTTGATCGTGGATCTGATGCGCCACGGCATCGTTATTCCGCAGGAGCTGGTGTCATGA
- a CDS encoding adenosylmethionine--8-amino-7-oxononanoate transaminase: MDPQRIAEIDSQHIWHPYAPIGETNRVVLSACGTTLTLGDGSTVLDAMSSWWAAAHGHNHPRLVAAATRQLESMSHVMFGGLTHEPAARLTENLLELTDWQLPRVFYADSGSVSVEVAIKMALQFARGQGHPERTRLLTWRHGYHGDTFAAMSACDPDTGMHSLWDGVVAKQQFAPAPPPRGATPAERETYLAEFASHITAETAAVIIEPVVQGAGGMRFHDHELVTGIRALCDEYGLVMIADEIATGFGRTGDLFTSFAADAVPDIMCVGKALTGGMMTLAATLAKEHIAQGLEPAAVMHGPTFMANPLATAAAAEATQLIREGAWKEQVPRVEDELKTGLRSLAEHQKVADVRVLGAIGVVELHEPAHMAAATTAALREGVWIRPFGKLLYIMPPFISTKAEVATMCRGLRAAVDAA, translated from the coding sequence GTGGACCCACAGCGCATCGCTGAGATCGATTCCCAACACATCTGGCATCCCTACGCCCCCATCGGCGAGACAAACCGAGTGGTCTTGTCTGCGTGCGGCACAACACTGACCCTCGGCGACGGCAGCACCGTCCTCGATGCCATGAGCTCCTGGTGGGCAGCGGCTCACGGACATAACCACCCGCGTCTCGTCGCCGCCGCGACGCGTCAGCTTGAGTCCATGAGCCACGTCATGTTTGGGGGCCTTACTCACGAGCCAGCAGCTCGACTAACGGAGAATCTTTTGGAGCTGACGGACTGGCAGCTCCCGCGCGTCTTCTACGCGGATTCTGGATCCGTATCCGTCGAGGTCGCTATCAAGATGGCACTTCAATTCGCTCGCGGCCAAGGTCATCCTGAGCGCACGCGGTTGCTGACTTGGCGCCACGGTTACCACGGTGACACCTTCGCAGCGATGAGCGCCTGTGATCCGGACACAGGGATGCACAGCCTATGGGATGGCGTCGTCGCGAAACAACAATTCGCCCCGGCCCCGCCACCACGCGGAGCAACGCCCGCAGAACGAGAGACCTACCTGGCGGAGTTTGCTTCGCACATCACCGCGGAGACGGCAGCCGTCATTATCGAACCGGTGGTGCAGGGAGCAGGGGGAATGCGCTTCCATGACCACGAATTGGTCACCGGTATTCGCGCATTATGTGACGAGTACGGGCTCGTCATGATCGCAGACGAGATCGCCACCGGATTCGGGCGCACGGGAGATCTCTTCACGTCCTTCGCTGCCGATGCCGTACCGGACATCATGTGCGTGGGTAAGGCACTGACTGGAGGAATGATGACGCTCGCGGCGACCCTGGCCAAAGAACACATTGCACAGGGGCTTGAACCCGCGGCCGTCATGCACGGACCCACTTTCATGGCCAATCCTCTTGCAACCGCGGCGGCGGCAGAGGCGACGCAACTCATTAGGGAAGGCGCGTGGAAGGAGCAGGTACCGCGCGTCGAGGACGAACTGAAAACAGGGTTGCGTTCGTTGGCGGAGCACCAGAAAGTCGCGGACGTTAGGGTTCTTGGTGCAATTGGCGTCGTGGAGTTGCACGAACCCGCGCATATGGCCGCAGCGACAACGGCAGCCTTACGCGAAGGAGTGTGGATTCGCCCGTTCGGAAAGCTGCTCTACATCATGCCGCCGTTTATCAGCACTAAGGCAGAAGTGGCCACAATGTGCCGAGGCTTGAGAGCAGCAGTGGATGCGGCATAA
- a CDS encoding DUF4190 domain-containing protein, whose amino-acid sequence MTNPYDPNSSSSDNSFDSTNPYGSSGNDGVNQGGSHRAGGEDTAYGASGSANSAVPSGENGYGSDAFDSTNNYGSGGYDGTDATSGIAPYPGTGADPQAGTGYGDAAYAGGYENSPMNETKNGVAPWALGVGILSAVVGISIIFSVLAFIPGIIGLILGFIALSAAKKRQHKENKRKGMAITGLILSILGILASVLFAVFTMWIMKDLNLEECANIEDSVKQQECVTESVDKKFGQGA is encoded by the coding sequence ATGACTAACCCATACGATCCGAACTCTTCGTCTTCTGACAATAGTTTTGATTCCACCAACCCTTACGGATCCTCCGGAAATGATGGCGTGAATCAGGGCGGAAGCCACCGCGCGGGCGGAGAGGACACCGCGTACGGTGCATCCGGTTCCGCTAACTCTGCTGTACCTTCTGGGGAGAACGGCTACGGCAGCGATGCCTTCGACTCGACCAACAACTATGGATCCGGCGGATACGATGGAACGGACGCAACGTCCGGTATCGCTCCCTACCCGGGCACTGGCGCCGACCCGCAAGCGGGAACTGGCTACGGCGATGCCGCTTACGCGGGTGGCTACGAGAACTCGCCCATGAACGAGACCAAGAACGGCGTAGCGCCATGGGCTCTGGGCGTGGGCATCCTCTCTGCCGTTGTGGGTATCTCGATCATCTTTTCTGTCCTTGCCTTCATCCCGGGCATCATCGGCCTTATCTTGGGCTTTATTGCCCTGAGTGCAGCGAAGAAGCGCCAGCACAAGGAAAACAAGCGCAAAGGAATGGCCATTACCGGTTTGATTCTGTCCATCCTCGGTATCCTTGCCAGCGTGCTCTTCGCAGTCTTTACCATGTGGATCATGAAGGATTTGAACTTGGAGGAGTGCGCCAACATTGAGGACTCTGTGAAGCAGCAAGAGTGCGTCACTGAAAGCGTCGACAAGAAGTTCGGGCAGGGTGCCTAG
- a CDS encoding sigma-70 family RNA polymerase sigma factor has translation MTASASAQKISNQDVDGTEEVDRGSRRGHTNDNPSADLVRVYLNGIGKTALLSAEDEVELAQAIEVGLYAEYKLNNAEKLTRAEKRDLKILVKEGKKARSHLLEANLRLVVSLAKRYTGRGMPLLDLIQEGNLGLIRAMEKFDYSKGFKFSTYATWWIRQAITRGMADQSRTIRLPVHLVEQVNKLSRIKREMYQSLGREATNEELAEESGIEESKIEMLLRQSRDPVSLDMPVGADEEAPLGDFIEDAEATDAETAVVASMRHYDIQSVIGGLEQREQDVIRMRYGLDDGVPRTLDQIGRRFGLSRERVRQIEREVMAKLREGERADRLRDYSL, from the coding sequence ATGACGGCTAGTGCATCTGCCCAGAAGATTTCCAACCAGGACGTCGACGGAACAGAGGAAGTTGACCGCGGTTCGCGTCGTGGGCACACGAACGATAACCCCTCTGCCGACCTTGTTCGCGTTTACCTCAACGGAATCGGCAAAACGGCTCTCCTCTCCGCCGAGGACGAAGTAGAGCTTGCGCAGGCTATCGAGGTTGGACTTTACGCTGAATACAAGCTCAACAACGCCGAGAAGCTCACCCGCGCCGAGAAGCGCGATTTGAAGATCTTAGTGAAGGAAGGCAAGAAGGCGCGCTCCCACTTGCTGGAGGCTAACCTCCGCTTGGTCGTCTCGCTGGCTAAGCGTTACACCGGCCGTGGCATGCCACTGCTAGATCTCATCCAAGAAGGCAACCTCGGCCTTATTCGCGCGATGGAGAAGTTCGATTACTCCAAGGGCTTTAAGTTCTCCACCTACGCCACGTGGTGGATTCGCCAGGCGATTACCCGCGGCATGGCTGATCAGTCTCGCACCATCCGCCTTCCGGTCCATCTCGTGGAGCAGGTGAACAAGCTCTCCCGCATCAAGCGCGAGATGTACCAGTCCTTAGGACGCGAGGCTACCAACGAGGAATTGGCTGAAGAGTCGGGCATCGAAGAATCCAAGATCGAGATGCTGCTGCGCCAGTCCCGCGACCCGGTGTCGCTGGATATGCCAGTTGGCGCCGATGAGGAGGCACCTCTGGGTGACTTCATCGAGGACGCAGAGGCGACCGATGCGGAGACCGCGGTCGTGGCATCTATGCGCCACTATGACATCCAAAGCGTCATTGGTGGCCTAGAGCAACGCGAGCAGGACGTCATCCGCATGCGCTACGGGCTTGACGACGGCGTACCCCGCACCCTCGATCAGATTGGTCGCCGGTTCGGCCTGTCTCGCGAGCGGGTCCGCCAGATTGAGCGTGAGGTCATGGCCAAGCTCCGCGAGGGTGAACGCGCGGACCGCCTCCGCGATTATTCCCTCTAA
- the galE gene encoding UDP-glucose 4-epimerase GalE: protein MKLLVTGGAGYVGSVCAAVLLEKGHDVTILDNFSTGNRDAVPAKATLVEGELRERIDAVLSQGGFDAVVHCAARSLVGESVDKPDEYWQANVVTTLALLDAMRAHKVNNLVFSSTAATYGEPETVPITEDMPAAPTNPYGATKLAIDHAITSYAKAYDIAATSLRYFNVAGAYGAIGENREVETHLIPIILQVALGHRDKIYMFGDDWDTPDGTPVRDYIHIRDLAEAHALALDTNEPGVHRIYNLGSGDGYSVREVVEMCRKVTGHPIPAEVAPRRAGDPPTLIASSDKIKAELGWNPERTDLETIVSDAWAFTRELGDRAHSARR, encoded by the coding sequence ATGAAACTGCTTGTCACCGGGGGCGCCGGATATGTCGGTAGCGTCTGTGCCGCCGTCTTGTTGGAGAAGGGGCATGACGTTACCATCCTCGACAACTTCTCCACCGGCAATCGCGACGCCGTGCCTGCGAAGGCAACACTGGTGGAAGGCGAGCTCCGCGAACGCATTGACGCGGTGTTGAGCCAGGGCGGTTTCGATGCAGTCGTTCACTGTGCGGCCCGCTCGCTGGTTGGCGAATCAGTCGACAAGCCCGATGAGTACTGGCAAGCAAACGTCGTGACTACCCTAGCGCTGCTCGATGCAATGCGCGCCCACAAGGTCAATAACTTGGTTTTCTCCTCCACGGCCGCGACGTACGGAGAACCGGAGACCGTCCCCATTACGGAGGACATGCCCGCGGCACCGACCAACCCGTACGGCGCCACCAAACTAGCCATCGACCACGCGATTACGTCGTACGCCAAGGCTTACGACATCGCTGCGACGTCGCTGCGCTACTTCAACGTGGCCGGTGCGTATGGCGCAATCGGCGAGAATCGCGAGGTGGAAACCCACCTCATTCCCATCATTTTACAGGTCGCCCTCGGTCACCGCGACAAGATCTACATGTTCGGCGACGACTGGGACACCCCTGACGGAACCCCAGTCCGGGACTACATTCATATCCGCGATCTGGCCGAGGCCCATGCGCTGGCATTGGACACCAACGAGCCGGGCGTTCACCGCATCTACAACCTAGGCTCAGGCGACGGCTACTCGGTGAGGGAAGTCGTGGAGATGTGCCGCAAGGTCACCGGGCACCCAATTCCCGCCGAGGTGGCTCCGCGACGCGCCGGTGATCCGCCGACCCTCATCGCGTCCTCGGACAAGATTAAGGCCGAACTCGGATGGAACCCCGAACGCACGGACCTGGAAACGATCGTCTCCGACGCCTGGGCGTTCACCCGCGAGCTCGGTGACCGCGCGCATTCCGCGCGGCGCTAG
- the dtd gene encoding D-aminoacyl-tRNA deacylase: MKAVLTRVTKATVSVDGEVVGTIDCPTTGGILALVGVGTGDVDRPEATEKMVRKIAELRILDGEQSVLDAEAPVLLVSQFTLLGRTAKGRRPSWSDAAPGPVAEPIIEDIGARLRELGITVETGRFGAHMHVSSVNDGPFTVLVET; this comes from the coding sequence ATGAAGGCCGTCCTCACGCGCGTTACCAAGGCCACCGTCAGCGTAGATGGTGAAGTAGTCGGCACGATTGACTGCCCCACGACCGGCGGCATCCTAGCCCTCGTGGGAGTAGGCACTGGGGACGTCGACAGGCCTGAGGCTACGGAGAAAATGGTTCGCAAGATCGCTGAGCTTCGCATTCTCGATGGCGAACAGTCCGTACTCGATGCGGAGGCGCCAGTGCTATTGGTCAGTCAATTCACGCTCCTCGGACGTACCGCGAAAGGGCGGCGACCATCCTGGTCTGACGCGGCCCCAGGGCCGGTTGCGGAGCCAATCATCGAAGACATTGGGGCACGGCTCCGCGAGCTGGGTATCACTGTAGAAACTGGTCGGTTCGGTGCCCACATGCACGTCTCCTCGGTCAACGACGGCCCGTTTACTGTCCTCGTCGAGACCTAA
- the bioD gene encoding dethiobiotin synthase, with protein MFIVMTGTGTDVGKTIATAVLARSIKEAGHVVGVAKPVQTGEPVGHGDIATVQRLTGIAGVEMVRYPEPLAPNLAARRAGLPGISLHDVVQWLRDVERRAPAECAQGEEPVILVEGAGGITVRLADDVTILDIACALGAPLVVVTAMGLGSLNLAELTVTHARRKGAHVAALVGGSMPAAPDLATRLNAQELPRVTEAPLIGLIPEQVGQLSAKEFEALYVPIDLEPLGLGASGQADHRI; from the coding sequence ATGTTTATTGTCATGACTGGAACGGGCACCGATGTCGGCAAAACTATCGCTACCGCAGTCCTCGCACGGTCTATCAAGGAGGCCGGCCACGTGGTGGGCGTGGCCAAGCCGGTGCAAACTGGAGAGCCGGTGGGGCATGGGGATATCGCCACGGTACAACGGCTCACTGGCATCGCAGGAGTCGAGATGGTGCGCTATCCGGAGCCTCTGGCGCCGAATCTGGCAGCGCGCCGCGCAGGGCTGCCGGGGATTAGCCTCCACGACGTCGTGCAGTGGCTCCGTGATGTGGAACGCCGCGCCCCGGCGGAATGCGCCCAAGGCGAAGAGCCGGTAATCCTTGTAGAAGGCGCGGGCGGTATCACGGTACGCCTTGCAGACGACGTGACGATCCTCGACATCGCCTGCGCACTGGGGGCTCCCTTGGTAGTCGTCACGGCTATGGGACTGGGTAGCCTCAACCTAGCCGAACTCACCGTCACTCACGCCCGACGAAAAGGCGCACACGTAGCTGCACTGGTGGGCGGATCGATGCCCGCGGCGCCGGACTTGGCAACGCGTCTCAACGCCCAAGAACTACCCCGCGTAACGGAAGCTCCACTGATTGGACTCATTCCAGAACAGGTCGGGCAGCTCAGCGCAAAGGAATTCGAGGCATTGTACGTGCCGATCGACCTCGAACCGCTGGGCCTGGGTGCTTCGGGCCAAGCAGACCATAGAATCTAA
- a CDS encoding DUF3039 domain-containing protein — translation MGTSTQTIEKPDVRDKTTNDDDTPKFFHYVKKDQIIDSAVSGKMVVALCGETFPVRKQAKPGSPVCPDCEREYRSLRRK, via the coding sequence ATGGGAACGTCGACGCAGACCATTGAGAAGCCCGACGTGCGGGACAAGACGACCAATGATGACGACACCCCGAAGTTTTTCCATTACGTCAAAAAAGACCAGATCATCGATTCCGCAGTCAGCGGCAAGATGGTCGTCGCGCTGTGCGGGGAAACTTTCCCCGTTCGAAAGCAGGCGAAGCCGGGCTCGCCCGTCTGCCCGGATTGCGAGCGCGAGTACAGGAGCCTGCGCCGGAAGTGA
- a CDS encoding metal-dependent transcriptional regulator, which yields MRDLVDTTEMYLRTIYELEEEGIVPLRARIAERLDQSGPTVSQTVARMERDGLLYVRPDRSLELTDSGRKTATAVMRKHRLAERLLVDILGLDIHQVHDEACRWEHVMSVDVEKRMVKVLEDPTHSPFGNPIPALDELGVKAPKPATATRLVDLPRGEEISASIVQVNEILQVDVDTFHKLYDAGIRLGETVTVRNDGATATVTTSDGASVELSDDLAHAVRVTLLDNQAKGSFSS from the coding sequence TTGAGGGATCTGGTTGACACCACCGAAATGTATCTCCGCACGATTTACGAGCTTGAGGAAGAAGGAATCGTCCCCCTCCGCGCCCGCATCGCGGAGCGCCTTGACCAATCGGGGCCCACGGTCTCCCAGACGGTTGCCCGCATGGAGCGCGACGGACTGCTTTACGTGCGCCCGGACCGCAGCCTGGAGCTGACGGACAGCGGTCGTAAGACAGCCACCGCCGTGATGCGTAAACACCGCCTCGCCGAGCGCCTATTGGTGGACATCCTCGGTCTCGATATTCACCAGGTACATGATGAGGCGTGCCGCTGGGAGCACGTTATGAGCGTGGATGTAGAAAAGCGCATGGTCAAGGTCCTTGAAGACCCCACTCACTCCCCCTTCGGTAACCCCATTCCCGCCCTTGACGAGCTGGGGGTCAAGGCGCCTAAGCCGGCGACCGCCACCCGGTTGGTGGACCTTCCGCGCGGCGAGGAAATCTCCGCTTCCATCGTTCAGGTCAACGAGATCCTCCAGGTGGACGTTGATACTTTCCACAAATTGTACGACGCCGGTATCCGTTTGGGTGAGACCGTCACCGTCCGCAACGATGGCGCTACCGCAACGGTCACAACCTCTGACGGCGCGAGCGTCGAGCTTTCCGACGACCTCGCACATGCGGTCCGCGTCACTCTGCTCGACAACCAAGCGAAAGGATCTTTCTCATCATGA
- a CDS encoding DUF3099 domain-containing protein — MGHNSRRSRRSTSRSHREEPVLITDARVSPRDDRHRREITYSILQFIRVPSLILAFYLYWWHDMWMLPALLVGVTVPLPWIAVVIANGQGQPKDKREKNVYKPAIARQIRQQAEAEALAASSASRTLDASAPDVVIEHDVSDDSPSSAADSGNEEENPHKDNQ, encoded by the coding sequence ATGGGTCACAATTCACGCCGCTCCCGGCGCTCCACCTCGCGCTCTCACCGCGAAGAACCGGTGCTCATCACTGATGCCCGAGTCTCGCCGCGTGATGACCGCCACCGGCGTGAAATCACCTATTCCATTCTGCAGTTCATTCGCGTGCCATCGCTTATCTTGGCCTTTTATCTGTATTGGTGGCACGACATGTGGATGCTTCCCGCGCTCTTGGTGGGAGTAACGGTTCCCCTACCTTGGATAGCGGTGGTTATCGCCAACGGCCAAGGCCAACCCAAGGACAAACGGGAAAAGAACGTGTACAAGCCGGCCATTGCCCGCCAGATCCGCCAGCAAGCTGAGGCCGAAGCACTCGCTGCTAGCAGTGCCTCCCGCACGCTGGATGCCTCGGCCCCGGACGTTGTCATCGAACACGACGTTTCCGATGACTCGCCCAGCAGCGCGGCTGACTCAGGAAACGAAGAAGAAAACCCCCACAAGGACAATCAGTGA